A single window of Desulfonatronum thioautotrophicum DNA harbors:
- the gap gene encoding type I glyceraldehyde-3-phosphate dehydrogenase produces the protein MPVRIGINGFGRIGRYAVRLLAENKNLQLVAVNARADNASLVHLLKYDSVHGKFNGELEANDDGFVLNGRQIAVTRQGPGEWTWKDHGVDIVLETTGKFTDRESCKKHLQNGAKKVVVSAPAKNPDITIVMGVNDADYDPFTHHILSNASCTTNCLAPAVKVITEACGFEHGLMTTVHSYTMSQRILDGSHKDLRRGRAACMSMLPTTTGAARAVAEVLPATKGRLDGMAIRVPTPNVSMIDLVVHTTKPTDKDALNAAFRQAAEGPLKNILGYTEEPLVSVDYNGSIYGGVVDGLCTSVMQEKMAKVIVWYDNEAGFCNQLLRLTTKVAKSLG, from the coding sequence ATGCCTGTACGTATAGGAATCAACGGCTTCGGGCGCATCGGTCGATACGCGGTTCGGCTGTTAGCCGAGAATAAGAATCTGCAACTGGTCGCCGTCAATGCCCGGGCAGACAACGCCTCCCTGGTGCACCTGCTGAAATACGACTCCGTTCACGGCAAATTCAACGGGGAATTGGAGGCCAACGACGACGGGTTCGTGCTCAATGGCCGGCAAATCGCCGTCACCCGCCAGGGACCGGGAGAATGGACCTGGAAGGACCACGGCGTGGACATCGTCCTGGAGACCACCGGCAAGTTCACTGACCGGGAAAGCTGCAAGAAGCATCTCCAAAACGGGGCAAAAAAAGTGGTGGTCAGCGCTCCGGCCAAAAACCCGGACATCACCATTGTCATGGGCGTCAACGACGCGGACTACGACCCCTTCACCCACCACATTCTGTCCAACGCTTCCTGCACCACCAACTGTCTGGCCCCCGCGGTCAAGGTGATTACCGAAGCCTGCGGGTTTGAGCATGGCCTGATGACCACGGTCCACTCCTACACCATGAGCCAGCGGATTCTGGACGGCTCCCACAAGGACCTGCGTCGCGGCCGGGCAGCCTGCATGTCCATGCTGCCCACCACCACCGGAGCGGCCCGGGCCGTGGCCGAAGTCCTGCCCGCGACCAAGGGGCGGCTGGACGGAATGGCCATCCGCGTGCCCACGCCAAACGTATCCATGATCGACCTCGTGGTGCACACCACCAAACCCACGGACAAGGACGCCCTCAACGCCGCCTTTCGCCAGGCAGCCGAAGGCCCGCTGAAGAACATCCTCGGTTACACCGAGGAACCCCTGGTTTCCGTGGATTACAACGGCAGCATCTACGGCGGTGTGGTGGACGGCCTGTGCACCAGCGTCATGCAGGAGAAGATGGCCAAAGTCATTGTCTGGTACGACAACGAGGCCGGATTCTGCAATCAGCTGCTGCGCCTGACCACCAAGGTGGCCAAGTCTCTGGGATAA